A stretch of Alphaproteobacteria bacterium DNA encodes these proteins:
- the ispG gene encoding flavodoxin-dependent (E)-4-hydroxy-3-methylbut-2-enyl-diphosphate synthase, which yields MVQLSEIKRHKTHAVQVGPYLIGGNAPILVQSMTNTDTADADATAEQVISLAKAGSEIVRITVDRPESAQAVARIGELVEKSGLNVPLVGCFHFNGHRLLKDFPDCAKTLAKYRINPGNVGFGEKRDKQFEMMVETALTFNKPIRIGVNWGSLDQDLAQNLMDTNGKSSNPRSGDEILREALISSTLNSAKLAEEIGMRPDQIILSAKVSRVQDLISVYRELAHKSNYSLHLGLTEAGLGSKSIVATTAAVAILLQEGIGDTIRASLTPTPGEAREREVIVCQEILQTMGLRSFSPLVSACPGCGRTTSTYFQTLAKTIQDYVRAQMPVWKKEYPGVENLNLAVMGCIVNGPGESKHADIGISLPGTGESPVAPVFMDGEKTHTLRGEHIAEEFQILLQDYIKRRFKKAA from the coding sequence ATGGTTCAACTCTCAGAAATTAAACGTCACAAAACCCATGCTGTTCAAGTGGGTCCTTATTTAATTGGGGGGAATGCACCAATTCTTGTGCAATCTATGACAAATACAGATACAGCCGATGCAGATGCGACAGCCGAACAAGTTATTAGCCTCGCTAAAGCTGGATCCGAGATTGTACGTATTACTGTAGATCGTCCTGAATCAGCACAAGCTGTCGCCAGAATTGGTGAACTTGTTGAAAAATCGGGTCTTAATGTTCCTTTGGTTGGCTGCTTTCATTTTAATGGTCACCGTCTCTTAAAGGACTTTCCAGACTGCGCTAAAACCCTTGCGAAGTATCGTATTAATCCGGGAAACGTAGGCTTTGGTGAAAAACGCGATAAGCAATTTGAAATGATGGTTGAAACCGCCCTTACATTTAATAAACCTATCCGTATTGGCGTAAATTGGGGCAGTCTTGATCAAGATTTGGCCCAAAATCTAATGGATACAAATGGAAAATCTTCGAATCCACGTAGTGGAGATGAAATTTTGCGGGAAGCATTGATAAGCTCTACATTAAATAGTGCAAAGTTAGCAGAAGAAATTGGCATGCGACCCGACCAAATTATTTTATCGGCAAAGGTTAGTCGTGTTCAGGATTTAATTTCAGTTTACCGTGAATTGGCTCATAAATCTAATTATTCACTGCATTTGGGTTTAACGGAAGCTGGATTGGGATCAAAAAGTATCGTAGCCACGACGGCTGCCGTGGCAATTCTTCTTCAAGAAGGTATTGGGGATACTATTCGGGCATCACTAACTCCAACACCAGGAGAAGCAAGGGAACGAGAAGTTATCGTCTGCCAAGAAATTTTACAAACGATGGGTCTTCGCTCTTTCTCTCCGTTAGTTTCTGCGTGTCCGGGATGTGGACGCACAACCAGCACCTACTTTCAAACATTAGCCAAAACCATTCAAGATTATGTTCGTGCCCAAATGCCTGTTTGGAAAAAGGAATATCCAGGTGTAGAAAATTTAAACCTTGCTGTCATGGGATGCATTGTTAATGGTCCCGGAGAAAGTAAGCACGCAGACATTGGTATTAGTTTACCTGGTACAGGTGAGTCACCTGTTGCTCCTGTATTTATGGATGGGGAAAAAACTCATACCTTACGGGGAGAACATATTGCAGAAGAATTTCAAATTCTTCTGCAAGATTACATCAAACGACGATTCAAAAAAGCTGCATAG
- a CDS encoding amino acid ABC transporter ATP-binding protein, with amino-acid sequence MLNALNLSKSFNHHLVLNDISFKIPMGSIAALLGPSGSGKSTLLRCMSRLDIPDKGILTFKGQPLKNLPAYGIGMVFQGFHLFPHMTILQNLIHAPIALKHQTKEEATKQAMRLLEKFGLADKAAQFPNQLSGGQKQRIAIARALIVNPPILLFDEPTSALDPEMVSDVAHLIQSLKSSNRLIIMATHELRVAKLAADQILFLDQGNLVENTLKAKFFQKPKAARAQQFLKNLTVS; translated from the coding sequence ATGCTTAATGCTCTTAATCTTTCTAAATCTTTTAATCACCACCTCGTTCTCAACGATATTTCCTTTAAAATTCCTATGGGATCAATAGCCGCTCTCTTGGGCCCATCGGGAAGCGGAAAGTCAACGTTATTGCGTTGCATGAGTCGCCTTGATATTCCAGATAAAGGTATCCTTACCTTTAAAGGGCAACCATTAAAAAATTTACCTGCTTATGGAATTGGCATGGTTTTTCAGGGCTTTCACTTGTTTCCCCACATGACGATTTTACAAAATTTGATTCATGCGCCTATTGCTTTGAAGCATCAAACAAAAGAAGAAGCAACCAAGCAAGCGATGAGACTACTCGAAAAATTTGGCCTTGCAGATAAAGCGGCTCAATTTCCCAATCAATTATCCGGGGGACAAAAGCAAAGAATTGCAATTGCCCGTGCCCTCATAGTTAATCCCCCCATTCTTTTATTTGATGAACCAACTTCTGCTCTGGATCCAGAAATGGTTTCGGATGTTGCTCATCTAATCCAAAGCTTGAAATCTTCAAATCGCTTGATTATTATGGCCACACATGAACTGCGTGTTGCAAAACTGGCCGCAGATCAGATTTTATTTCTTGATCAGGGAAACCTGGTAGAAAATACACTTAAGGCTAAATTCTTTCAAAAACCTAAAGCCGCACGAGCTCAACAATTTTTAAAGAACTTAACCGTGTCATAG
- a CDS encoding amino acid ABC transporter permease → MTFHFEAIWPSLPFILEGVGVTIKFTLASLLCGLPLGILLAVAKISHLKAPRWIAEIYTSVFRGTPLLVQLFIIYFGLPPLIGYNLSAFEAGVLTFSLNSAAYSSEIIRAGIQAIDKGQWEAAHVLGLSYRTTLCTIILPQALRNILPALVNEIVDLLKESALVSTIGEADLLRRSQIVASEKYLFFEPLLIAAVAYYILVMVVSLFAKALERNMRHA, encoded by the coding sequence ATGACGTTTCATTTTGAAGCTATATGGCCCTCTCTCCCCTTCATATTGGAGGGGGTGGGGGTCACAATCAAATTTACCCTTGCCTCCCTTTTGTGCGGTTTACCTTTGGGTATTTTACTTGCTGTTGCTAAGATCTCACACCTAAAAGCACCAAGATGGATAGCAGAAATTTATACATCTGTTTTTCGAGGAACCCCCCTGCTCGTTCAACTCTTTATTATTTATTTCGGCCTTCCCCCCCTTATAGGCTATAATCTTTCTGCTTTTGAAGCAGGCGTTCTTACATTCTCACTTAATTCAGCGGCTTATAGTTCAGAAATTATACGTGCAGGCATTCAAGCCATCGATAAAGGACAATGGGAAGCTGCTCATGTACTAGGCCTATCTTACCGCACCACATTATGCACAATAATATTGCCCCAAGCTTTGAGAAATATTTTACCGGCTTTGGTCAATGAAATTGTTGATTTGTTAAAGGAATCAGCTCTTGTTTCCACAATTGGTGAAGCAGACTTATTGCGACGTTCACAAATTGTTGCTTCAGAAAAATACCTTTTCTTTGAACCTCTTTTGATTGCAGCTGTTGCATATTATATCTTGGTTATGGTGGTCAGCCTTTTTGCCAAAGCTTTAGAGCGGAATATGCGCCATGCTTAA
- a CDS encoding amino acid ABC transporter substrate-binding protein produces MIQKIQPKGMIMKVSKLMGILLAASFLFIACDSKKDGSGKTLTVGVSADYAPFEYFKEGKIVGFDIDLMNEIAKRLHKEVTFKDMSFDAILGSLSTGRLDAAISSITPTNERRKSIDFSNEYIKSKRVLLCKGTSSIESATDLAGELVGVQSGSVHETYAKDTLPQDVEVRVKSLSKVPDLLQEMENGNVACLILGISEAEAIKSSRPNIKLITLPGEVSGSAVAFPKESPLRVQVDKILAEMEADGSLKKLKEHWLPHDVSF; encoded by the coding sequence ATGATTCAGAAAATTCAGCCTAAAGGAATGATAATGAAAGTTTCAAAATTAATGGGTATCTTATTGGCAGCATCTTTCCTATTTATTGCTTGTGATAGCAAAAAGGATGGTAGCGGCAAGACGCTTACAGTTGGTGTATCTGCGGATTATGCACCTTTCGAATATTTCAAAGAAGGAAAAATTGTTGGCTTTGATATTGATTTAATGAATGAAATTGCGAAGCGTCTTCATAAAGAAGTTACATTTAAGGATATGTCTTTTGATGCCATCTTAGGCTCTTTATCTACGGGAAGATTAGACGCAGCTATCTCTTCTATTACGCCGACGAATGAACGTCGAAAATCTATTGATTTTTCAAACGAATATATTAAATCCAAGCGTGTGCTATTATGTAAAGGAACCTCATCCATTGAATCTGCCACAGATTTAGCGGGCGAATTGGTTGGTGTACAAAGCGGTTCAGTCCATGAAACTTACGCAAAGGATACCTTGCCACAAGATGTGGAAGTCCGTGTGAAATCCTTAAGCAAAGTCCCAGATCTTCTTCAGGAGATGGAAAATGGAAATGTGGCTTGTTTAATACTCGGCATTTCAGAAGCAGAAGCCATCAAATCTTCTCGACCTAACATTAAATTGATTACTCTTCCTGGAGAAGTTAGTGGTTCTGCTGTTGCATTTCCAAAAGAATCCCCATTACGAGTCCAAGTGGACAAAATCTTGGCGGAAATGGAAGCTGACGGTTCCTTAAAGAAGCTTAAGGAACATTGGCTCCCTCATGACGTTTCATTTTGA
- a CDS encoding FKBP-type peptidyl-prolyl cis-trans isomerase produces the protein MIKKTTLLALLIGLSLNPAYSAAKKTTTTDSGLQIVEVKEGTGNLPKAGDIVRVHYTGTLPDGTKFDSSRDRNEPFQFTLGEGQVIKGWDEGISTMKVGGRRNLIIPPELGYGTRGAGATIPANATLHFDVELIGIQGKDKSASSSKGQSSQS, from the coding sequence ATGATTAAAAAAACTACACTTTTAGCACTTTTAATTGGCTTGTCATTAAACCCAGCATATTCAGCAGCTAAGAAAACCACGACAACTGATTCAGGTCTGCAGATTGTAGAAGTTAAGGAAGGCACGGGTAACTTGCCAAAAGCAGGTGACATAGTTCGTGTTCACTACACAGGAACATTGCCAGATGGGACGAAATTCGACAGTTCTCGCGATCGTAATGAGCCATTTCAATTTACCTTAGGCGAAGGCCAAGTTATTAAAGGTTGGGATGAAGGGATTTCAACGATGAAAGTTGGTGGCCGTCGAAATCTTATTATTCCTCCTGAACTTGGTTACGGTACACGAGGAGCCGGAGCTACCATTCCTGCAAATGCAACATTACATTTTGATGTTGAGCTAATTGGAATTCAAGGTAAAGATAAGAGTGCCTCCTCCAGTAAAGGACAATCCTCCCAATCTTAA
- the parE gene encoding DNA topoisomerase IV subunit B, with translation MSDLFRQSSALTNTEYSAKDIEVLEGLEPVRKRPGMYIGGTDEKALHHLVAEVLDNAMDEAVSGHANRIEIRLEAGDIVCIKDNGRGIPTDPHPKFPELSALEVILTTLHSGGKFNNAVYSTSGGLHGVGVSVVNALSDYLEIEVARSRNLWRQTYSKGKPTTPLELQEGATSRRGTTLRFHPDPEIFGHNLHFRPAALFQMARAKAYLFKGVEINWVCDPSLLKENDKIPQTATLHYPAGLVDYLKDQLDERASVTEDPFAGEAVFPSKQGRVEWAVAWPVDDFTSDETGWISSFCNTIPTPQGGTHENGFRQALTKALKDYGERIGNRRANQLTAEDVSGGAYVILSCFINQPQFQGQTKEKLASVEATRLVENTVKDHFDLWLGAHPQAATELLEHVIGRAEDRLKRRQAKEVARASATRKLRLPGKLADCTTNITENSEIFLVEGDSAGGSAKQARDRATQAVLPLRGKILNVANATIEKLHANQEIRDLGLALGCGMGKLCDPTKLRYAKVIIMTDADVDGAHIASLLLTFFFQEMRAIIDAGNVYLAQPPLFRLTQGSKSVYAKDEAEKDQLLKNHFKGAKNVDVGRFKGLGEMLPIQLRETTMHRDKRTLLRVFIQDDEDIAQFVDRLMGKNAEARYNFIQENAPHIQDVDI, from the coding sequence ATGTCTGACCTTTTTCGTCAATCCAGTGCACTCACCAACACGGAATATTCCGCCAAGGATATCGAAGTTCTTGAAGGCTTGGAACCTGTCCGCAAGCGGCCGGGTATGTATATTGGGGGAACCGATGAGAAAGCCTTACATCACCTTGTGGCCGAAGTTCTCGATAATGCCATGGATGAAGCCGTTTCTGGTCATGCGAATCGTATTGAAATTCGTCTTGAAGCGGGAGATATTGTTTGCATTAAAGATAATGGCCGCGGCATCCCCACAGATCCACACCCCAAATTTCCCGAGTTGTCGGCTCTGGAAGTGATTTTGACAACCCTTCACTCAGGAGGAAAATTCAACAACGCAGTATATTCAACATCAGGAGGACTCCATGGAGTTGGTGTCTCTGTTGTTAATGCCTTGTCAGACTATCTGGAGATTGAAGTTGCTCGTTCGCGAAATCTTTGGCGTCAAACCTATTCAAAAGGCAAACCTACAACGCCTCTGGAACTACAAGAAGGAGCCACAAGCCGCCGAGGAACCACTTTACGATTTCACCCTGATCCGGAGATCTTTGGTCACAATCTACACTTCCGGCCTGCCGCTTTATTCCAAATGGCTCGTGCCAAAGCTTATCTTTTTAAAGGTGTTGAAATAAATTGGGTTTGTGATCCTTCTCTTTTAAAAGAAAATGACAAGATCCCCCAAACCGCAACATTGCATTACCCGGCAGGATTGGTTGATTATTTAAAAGACCAGCTAGATGAGCGTGCAAGCGTCACAGAAGATCCTTTCGCAGGAGAAGCCGTTTTTCCCAGCAAGCAAGGGCGTGTGGAATGGGCGGTTGCCTGGCCAGTCGATGATTTCACGAGCGATGAAACAGGTTGGATTTCATCTTTTTGTAATACGATCCCAACACCCCAAGGGGGTACACATGAAAATGGATTTCGTCAGGCTTTAACTAAGGCATTAAAGGATTATGGGGAACGGATTGGCAATCGGCGTGCCAATCAGTTGACCGCTGAAGATGTCAGTGGAGGTGCTTACGTCATTCTATCGTGTTTTATTAATCAGCCCCAGTTCCAGGGTCAAACAAAAGAGAAATTAGCAAGCGTTGAAGCGACAAGACTTGTTGAAAATACTGTTAAAGACCATTTTGACCTCTGGCTAGGAGCTCATCCTCAAGCCGCAACAGAACTTCTGGAACACGTCATTGGTCGTGCTGAAGATCGTCTCAAGCGTCGTCAGGCCAAAGAAGTGGCAAGAGCAAGTGCGACTCGAAAATTGCGTCTCCCCGGCAAATTAGCGGACTGTACAACTAACATTACTGAAAATAGTGAAATTTTTCTGGTTGAAGGCGATTCAGCCGGTGGTTCCGCAAAGCAAGCCCGCGACCGCGCAACGCAAGCTGTTCTGCCTTTACGCGGAAAAATATTAAATGTGGCAAACGCCACAATTGAAAAGCTGCATGCCAATCAAGAAATTAGAGATTTAGGTCTTGCCCTGGGGTGTGGCATGGGAAAATTGTGTGATCCAACTAAATTAAGGTATGCCAAAGTTATTATTATGACAGACGCAGACGTTGACGGTGCACATATTGCTTCTCTTCTCCTTACTTTCTTCTTTCAAGAAATGCGCGCCATTATTGACGCGGGAAATGTTTATCTTGCTCAACCTCCTCTCTTTCGTCTCACCCAAGGATCAAAATCAGTCTATGCAAAAGATGAGGCCGAAAAGGACCAATTGCTGAAGAATCATTTTAAAGGCGCAAAGAATGTAGATGTCGGAAGATTTAAAGGTTTGGGAGAAATGTTACCGATACAATTGCGCGAAACCACCATGCATAGAGATAAAAGAACGCTATTGCGTGTATTTATTCAAGATGATGAAGATATAGCGCAATTTGTAGACCGACTTATGGGCAAGAATGCAGAAGCCCGATATAACTTTATTCAAGAAAATGCGCCCCATATTCAAGATGTAGATATTTAA
- the rplT gene encoding 50S ribosomal protein L20 — MARVKRGVTTHARHKKVLKLSKGFRGRSSKCFRIAIQRLEKSWQYAYRDRRNKKRDFRALWIQRINAASRANGLPYSRFINGLLKAGITIDRKVMADLAVNQPAAFKSLVEQAQKALGSQAKAA, encoded by the coding sequence ATGGCACGCGTAAAAAGAGGCGTCACAACACACGCCCGTCACAAAAAAGTTTTAAAATTATCCAAGGGTTTTCGAGGACGCTCTAGTAAGTGTTTTCGTATTGCTATTCAGAGACTCGAAAAGTCTTGGCAGTATGCTTACCGGGATCGTCGCAATAAAAAGCGCGATTTTCGGGCATTATGGATTCAACGAATTAATGCAGCATCTCGGGCAAATGGATTGCCTTATTCTCGCTTCATCAACGGCTTACTGAAAGCTGGAATTACGATTGATCGAAAAGTAATGGCTGATTTAGCCGTAAATCAACCCGCTGCTTTTAAATCGCTTGTTGAACAAGCTCAGAAAGCTTTAGGAAGCCAAGCTAAGGCTGCTTAA
- the rpmI gene encoding 50S ribosomal protein L35: MPKLKTKSSAKKRFRITGTGKVKMGQAGKRHGMRKRSNKMLRNARGMTIMHEADAKKVLSYYFHM, translated from the coding sequence ATGCCCAAACTGAAAACAAAGAGTAGCGCGAAAAAGCGGTTCCGAATCACGGGAACTGGTAAAGTCAAAATGGGTCAAGCAGGCAAACGCCACGGCATGAGAAAGCGCAGCAACAAAATGCTTCGTAATGCCCGCGGGATGACTATTATGCACGAAGCAGATGCAAAAAAAGTCCTTAGCTATTACTTCCATATGTAA
- a CDS encoding isovaleryl-CoA dehydrogenase: MIDKAICGVGEAIGTVHNKIGERQQHIGGFVSVLDFDLTETCKSVRDMVQAFAPSAIAPRATQIDESNVFPRDLWPKFGELGLLGITVGQEYGGSNMGYLEHVIVLEEISRASASVGLSYGAHSNLCVNQINLNGTENQKQKYLPHLISGEHVGALAMSEAGAGSDVVSMKLQADASGDHYILNGTKMWITNGPDADTLVVYAKTNPSAHAKGITAFLIEKGMEGFSTAQKLDKLGMRGSNTCELVFTNCKVPKENILGKVNEGVRVLMSGLDFERVVLSGGSLGIMQACLDIAIPYVQEREQFGKKIGEFQLIQAKLADMYTQMNAARAYVYTVAKACDKGSVNRKDAAGAILFAAEAATKLSLDTIQILGGNGYINEYPAGRLLRDAKLYEIGAGTSEIRRMLIGRELFKGN; encoded by the coding sequence ATGATTGACAAGGCAATTTGTGGGGTTGGCGAAGCAATTGGGACCGTACATAATAAAATAGGAGAGAGACAACAACACATAGGTGGATTCGTGAGCGTCCTTGATTTTGACTTAACCGAAACTTGCAAAAGTGTCCGCGATATGGTTCAGGCTTTTGCCCCCTCGGCCATTGCTCCTCGTGCCACTCAAATAGACGAAAGCAATGTATTCCCGCGTGATTTATGGCCAAAATTTGGGGAATTAGGACTTTTGGGCATTACAGTAGGGCAAGAGTATGGTGGCTCTAATATGGGTTACCTAGAGCATGTCATTGTCTTAGAAGAAATTTCTAGAGCTTCAGCATCCGTTGGACTCAGTTATGGTGCGCATTCCAACTTATGTGTTAATCAAATTAATCTGAACGGCACAGAAAATCAAAAACAAAAATACCTTCCTCACCTCATTTCGGGGGAACACGTTGGTGCTCTTGCCATGAGTGAGGCAGGTGCAGGATCTGACGTTGTTTCCATGAAATTGCAAGCGGATGCCAGTGGTGACCATTATATTCTTAACGGCACAAAGATGTGGATTACCAATGGACCTGATGCAGATACTCTCGTTGTTTACGCTAAAACAAATCCATCAGCCCATGCCAAGGGAATAACTGCTTTTCTCATTGAAAAGGGAATGGAGGGATTTTCCACAGCCCAAAAACTTGATAAGTTAGGTATGCGGGGATCAAATACTTGTGAACTGGTTTTTACAAATTGTAAAGTCCCCAAAGAAAATATTTTAGGAAAAGTCAACGAAGGCGTTCGCGTCCTCATGAGTGGATTGGACTTTGAACGTGTGGTTTTGTCTGGAGGCTCCCTTGGCATCATGCAAGCCTGTCTCGATATTGCTATTCCCTATGTTCAAGAGCGAGAGCAATTTGGCAAAAAGATTGGTGAATTTCAACTGATTCAAGCAAAATTAGCGGACATGTACACACAAATGAATGCTGCCCGAGCTTATGTATATACAGTTGCCAAAGCCTGCGATAAGGGAAGCGTAAACCGTAAAGATGCAGCTGGTGCCATTCTTTTTGCGGCAGAAGCCGCTACAAAGTTAAGTTTAGATACTATCCAGATTTTGGGGGGAAATGGTTATATTAACGAATATCCCGCTGGACGCCTCCTTCGGGATGCAAAGCTTTATGAAATAGGTGCAGGAACGTCAGAGATTCGCCGAATGCTTATCGGACGAGAGTTATTTAAAGGAAATTAA
- a CDS encoding lytic transglycosylase domain-containing protein: protein MKNCIQMRRGVVMLKTFLLACVLGVASMSKGIGHTGNVCDPLIRRYEAAHGIPHKLLTAISLVESGRKVQGSIVAWPWTINANGKPYVFATKGQAISMVRKLRQIGITSIDVGCMQVNLKQHPEAFSTLDAAFDPETNIAYAAKFLKAKQKNKGSWGNAVAHYHSATAKFHLPYKAKVLKTWAKVQNGKMTYREPLDIKKLTAEMILADLERHKGEIVNNVATPSGRRVPMVVRFAPYRVFQKNSLQSPQLVNSGRDQRTGPKIIQGWLPKAFGRAIHRSSANVVLQKPVSVENISVIKNSIPLSEKNKSDGKQHKDKVPSISKFHAKSR from the coding sequence ATGAAAAATTGTATTCAAATGAGAAGAGGAGTCGTAATGCTCAAGACTTTCTTGCTAGCTTGTGTTCTGGGTGTTGCCAGCATGAGTAAAGGAATAGGTCACACTGGAAATGTATGCGATCCCTTAATACGTAGATACGAGGCGGCACATGGCATACCCCATAAGTTGTTAACGGCTATTTCTCTAGTAGAATCGGGGCGCAAAGTACAAGGTTCTATTGTAGCTTGGCCGTGGACTATTAATGCCAATGGAAAGCCATATGTTTTTGCAACGAAGGGACAGGCAATAAGTATGGTTCGCAAACTGCGCCAAATCGGTATTACCAGCATCGACGTGGGGTGCATGCAAGTGAATTTAAAACAGCACCCAGAAGCGTTTTCAACTCTTGATGCCGCTTTTGATCCAGAAACAAATATTGCCTACGCTGCAAAATTTCTGAAAGCCAAACAAAAAAATAAGGGATCTTGGGGCAATGCTGTTGCACATTATCACTCTGCGACGGCAAAATTTCACTTGCCCTACAAAGCCAAAGTTTTAAAGACTTGGGCTAAAGTTCAAAATGGTAAGATGACTTACCGCGAACCTCTAGATATTAAAAAATTGACTGCGGAAATGATTCTTGCTGATCTTGAACGCCATAAAGGTGAAATTGTAAATAATGTTGCTACACCTAGCGGTCGTCGTGTTCCAATGGTGGTAAGATTTGCCCCTTACAGAGTCTTTCAAAAAAATTCGCTCCAGTCACCCCAACTTGTTAACTCAGGTAGGGATCAACGAACAGGTCCTAAAATTATTCAAGGGTGGTTGCCGAAAGCTTTTGGAAGGGCAATCCACAGATCTTCAGCAAATGTTGTTCTTCAAAAGCCGGTTAGTGTAGAAAATATCAGTGTTATTAAAAATTCCATTCCTCTATCCGAGAAGAACAAAAGTGATGGTAAACAGCACAAAGATAAAGTTCCGTCTATTTCAAAATTTCATGCAAAATCTCGATAA
- a CDS encoding DegT/DnrJ/EryC1/StrS aminotransferase family protein, which yields MSVKPIQTDTQNTPSKKEFSEFLPFSRPTISEEAIADVVATLRSGWITTGPKVAQFEEDLRTYCQAPHALTVTSATIGLDLALQALAFEKGDEIITTPMTFAATLNVIHLNGLKPVLVDVEPGTYNIDVKQIASKITSRTKAIMPVHFAGLPVDLDPIYELANKHNLRVIEDAAHAIGTEYKGRRIGSFGDIQVFSFHPNKNMTTGEGGCITTRDDAFAKKIALLRFHGMDREAWNRFGKSGSQDYEIVCPGHKANMMDLQAAIGIHQLKSLNSFIEQRTTLVQRYQESLKNCGGLTLPATPSYSHRHAWHLFAPLTNHKSRDEVMQTLKNRNIGTGLHYRAAHLYPFYRKTYGWKEGDFPHAESIGNRIFSLPLYPQLSHENQDLVIEILHEILK from the coding sequence ATGAGTGTTAAGCCTATACAAACTGATACCCAAAATACTCCTTCCAAAAAGGAATTTTCCGAGTTCCTTCCTTTTTCACGACCCACAATCAGCGAAGAAGCCATTGCAGACGTCGTTGCAACACTTCGATCAGGTTGGATTACGACCGGACCAAAAGTTGCACAATTTGAAGAAGATTTGCGCACCTATTGTCAAGCACCACACGCCCTTACCGTCACTTCAGCAACAATAGGTCTAGACTTAGCCCTACAAGCTCTGGCATTTGAAAAAGGGGATGAAATTATTACAACCCCAATGACCTTTGCTGCTACTTTAAACGTTATCCATCTTAATGGTCTTAAGCCAGTCTTAGTTGATGTGGAGCCCGGCACGTACAACATAGATGTAAAGCAGATTGCCTCTAAAATTACATCACGCACCAAAGCCATTATGCCTGTGCATTTTGCGGGATTGCCCGTAGATTTAGATCCTATCTACGAATTAGCGAACAAACATAATCTCAGAGTTATTGAAGATGCTGCTCATGCAATCGGAACCGAATATAAAGGCCGCCGCATTGGAAGCTTTGGTGATATTCAAGTCTTCAGTTTCCATCCCAACAAAAATATGACCACGGGTGAAGGAGGATGCATCACCACTCGCGATGATGCTTTTGCGAAAAAAATTGCCCTTTTGCGTTTTCATGGAATGGACCGGGAAGCCTGGAATCGGTTTGGTAAATCAGGTTCACAAGACTATGAAATTGTTTGCCCAGGCCACAAAGCAAATATGATGGACTTACAAGCCGCAATTGGCATCCATCAGTTAAAAAGCCTCAATTCATTCATTGAGCAGAGAACAACCTTAGTTCAACGCTATCAAGAAAGTTTGAAAAATTGTGGGGGGTTAACACTCCCTGCAACTCCGTCATACTCACACCGTCATGCATGGCATCTCTTTGCTCCTCTCACAAATCACAAAAGTCGAGATGAAGTTATGCAAACTTTAAAAAATAGAAATATTGGTACAGGACTTCACTACCGAGCCGCTCACCTTTATCCTTTTTACCGGAAAACTTATGGGTGGAAAGAAGGAGATTTTCCTCATGCAGAATCTATAGGAAATCGAATATTTAGTTTACCGCTATATCCTCAACTCTCCCATGAAAATCAAGATCTCGTTATCGAGATTTTGCATGAAATTTTGAAATAG